A stretch of the Candidatus Jettenia sp. AMX2 genome encodes the following:
- a CDS encoding sulfite exporter TauE/SafE family protein, which yields MFELLVLFVAAFAAAAISGAAGFGGALLLLPLLVATVGVTQAVPLLTIAQLIGNLSRAGFGFTQIHWKPVALFLLGAIPLSALGALSFVQLPKDLVTRAIGAAILIFVALKYFGVLKLKGGSTLLVTGGGVVGFLSGVVGSAGPLGAAIFLSLGLPPVAYIASEATTALAMHGVKTVVYQQYIALDREFWFLAALMGVAMILGTWSAKRVIERMHREMFQRFVAVLLVAIAGYMVVHG from the coding sequence ATGTTCGAACTTCTCGTACTCTTTGTCGCAGCATTCGCCGCCGCAGCAATTTCCGGTGCTGCGGGATTTGGGGGAGCGCTCCTGCTTCTGCCGCTGCTCGTCGCAACCGTTGGCGTGACACAGGCTGTTCCGTTGCTTACCATCGCGCAGCTAATCGGCAATCTCTCAAGGGCTGGATTCGGCTTCACACAGATTCACTGGAAACCGGTAGCGCTTTTCTTACTCGGGGCCATCCCTCTCAGCGCCTTGGGCGCCTTGTCATTCGTCCAGCTACCGAAGGATTTGGTCACACGCGCGATTGGTGCCGCCATCCTGATATTCGTTGCGCTGAAGTATTTCGGTGTATTGAAGCTCAAGGGTGGCTCTACTCTGTTGGTGACGGGCGGAGGGGTGGTTGGATTCCTGTCGGGGGTGGTGGGCAGCGCAGGGCCTCTTGGCGCCGCTATCTTCCTGTCGCTTGGTTTGCCCCCGGTTGCCTACATCGCCAGCGAGGCCACGACCGCGCTCGCGATGCACGGCGTGAAGACAGTGGTCTACCAGCAATACATTGCCCTCGATCGGGAGTTTTGGTTTCTGGCTGCGCTGATGGGGGTCGCAATGATTCTTGGAACATGGTCAGCCAAGCGAGTCATTGAGCGCATGCATCGGGAAATGTTTCAGCGGTTCGTGGCTGTTCTGTTGGTCGCCATAGCCGGTTATATGGTGGTCCATGGGTAG
- a CDS encoding addiction module protein translates to MIIDTIPQLKKLSNTEKLLLINELWDSLSLQEDTLPVPETHKKILKEERNTPILLNDRD, encoded by the coding sequence ATGATTATAGATACAATTCCACAATTAAAAAAATTATCCAATACAGAGAAACTTTTACTTATCAATGAGTTATGGGATTCTTTATCCTTGCAAGAAGATACTTTACCGGTACCGGAAACTCACAAAAAAATATTGAAAGAAGAAAGAAACACACCTATATTACTAAACGATAGAGATTAA